Proteins from a genomic interval of Stenotrophomonas maltophilia:
- a CDS encoding gamma-glutamyl-gamma-aminobutyrate hydrolase family protein has translation MRRLPWVGLPTDSTVLGHHRFAVVGEKYVRALVVAAEATPVVLPSLQPPLPAAEWLRGLDGLLLTGAVSNIEPQHYEGGRSWPGNPHDPARDASAFALLHEALALDLPVLAICRGFQELNVALGGTLHPQVHAVPGLSDHREDPQAPVEVQYGPAHAVALAADGWLAQWQGGDRAQVNSVHGQGIDRLAHGLQVEAVADDGLVEAARSTRHRFVLGVQWHPEWRVMDSPFYHAIFRAFGQACRQHQQNRLDSR, from the coding sequence ACAGCACCGTACTCGGCCATCATCGTTTCGCGGTGGTCGGCGAGAAGTACGTGCGCGCGCTGGTGGTGGCGGCCGAAGCAACCCCGGTGGTCCTGCCCAGCCTGCAGCCGCCGTTGCCGGCTGCGGAGTGGTTGCGCGGGCTCGATGGCCTGCTGCTGACCGGTGCGGTCAGCAACATCGAACCGCAGCACTACGAAGGTGGCCGCAGCTGGCCGGGGAACCCGCATGATCCGGCCCGTGATGCCAGCGCCTTCGCACTGCTGCACGAGGCGCTGGCGTTGGACCTGCCGGTGCTGGCGATCTGCCGCGGCTTCCAGGAGCTGAACGTTGCGCTGGGTGGCACGCTGCATCCGCAGGTTCACGCGGTGCCGGGTCTGTCGGATCATCGTGAAGACCCACAGGCGCCGGTTGAGGTGCAGTATGGGCCGGCCCATGCGGTCGCGCTGGCGGCGGATGGCTGGCTGGCGCAGTGGCAGGGTGGTGATCGCGCACAGGTCAATTCGGTTCACGGGCAGGGCATCGATCGACTGGCACACGGGCTGCAGGTCGAGGCTGTGGCCGATGATGGACTGGTCGAGGCGGCGCGCAGCACACGCCATCGTTTCGTGCTCGGCGTACAGTGGCACCCGGAGTGGCGTGTCATGGATTCGCCGTTCTATCACGCTATTTTCCGTGCGTTCGGCCAAGCTTGCCGGCAGCACCAACAGAACCGACTGGATTCCCGATGA